CAAACGAAGCAGGTTTAAAGTTTTACGATGATCTCTTTGACGAACTATTGAAGAACGGCATTGAACCGGTTGTTACCTTGTCACATTTTGAATTACCGTACCACCTTGTAACTGAATATGGCGGGTTTAGAAATCGCAAGTTAATTGAATTTTTTGTTCGATTTGCTACTACCTGTTTCGAACGGTATAAGAACAAGGTTAAGTACTGGATAACATTTAACGAAATTAACAATCAGGCAAATTTTGTCGATGATTTTGCACCATTCACCAACTCGGGTTTACGTTATCAACCTGGTGATGATCGGGAGGCTATCATGTATCAGGCGGCCCACAATGAATTGGTTGCCAGTGCAGAGGCCGTTCAAATCGGTCACGCGATCAATCCAACGATGCAAATCGGCTGCATGATCGCGATGGGTCCGATTTATCCTTACAGCATGAATCCTGAAGACGTGTTGTTGGCGCAAAAGGCGATGGAGCACAATTACTACTTTGCTGACGTACACGTGCATGGTGACTATCCGGCAACGTTGCTCAAGTATTGGGAGCGCAAAGGCATTACGCCTGAGATCAGTGCTGAAGACCGCCAGATTCTGAAAAATGGCACAGTCGATTATATTGGGCTTAGTTATTACATGTCGCACGCTGTTAAAAAGGACTCTGCTAGATCCTTTGACGATCTCGATTTAAAGCAAGTGGTCAAAAATAATTACCTGAAGGCTAGTGATTGGGGTTGGCAAATTGATCCGCGCGGGTTGCGTCACGCGCTGAATTGGCTGACAGATCGGTATCGCAAACCGTTGTTCATTGTTGAGAATGGCTTCGGCGCGTATGACAAAGTTGAAGCGAATGGTCAGATTCACGATTCATATCGCATCAATTATTTACGCGCACATATTGAACAAATGAAACTGGCAGTGGCTGAAGATGGTGTCGATTTGATAGGTTACTTACCGTGGGGCCCGATTGACCTAGTTTCTGCCGGAACCGGCGAAATGGACAAACGTTATGGCTTCATTTACGTTGATAAGGATAACCAAGGCGAAGGAACGCTTGCTCGTAGCCGTAAAGATTCATTTTTCTGGTACAAACAGGTCATTGCGTCAAACGGTGAGAATCTGAATTAAGGTAATGGCGGTCGACAGTGTGATCGCTGGCCGTCAAGTAGGGAAGGAAGACTGTATCGTGAAAAAAGCATTGATCATCTGTGCAGCAGGAATGTCGTCATCCATGATGGCAAAGAAAACCACAGATTACTTTAAGGCACACAGCAAAGACATTCAGTTAGATGCTGTCACAGCAACTGAAGGTGAAGATGAAATCCGCAACGGCGACTTCGATCTTTTCCTGATTTCACCACAGACCAACATGTATCTGGATAACTTCCAGAAAGTTGGCAAAGAGGTAGGAAAACCAGTTGTCAGCATTCCATTTGATGCTTACATTCCAATTCCAATGGGGATCGAGAAAATGGCAAAGTTGGTTGAAAAAAATCTCTGAAGTTATCTTTTCTTCAGGTCGGCAATGACAACACGCTTATGTAAAAAGCCGCGAAGCAAAGACTGGATTGAGGAGGCGTCAGTATGAAACAGAAAGAGCGCGAGTTATTGCTTTATCTCGTTGAGAATCAGGATCAATATGTCACGAGTAAAGACTTGGCAAACACACTTTTGATGACGCCTAGGACGGTCCGAAGCTATGTTAAAAGTTTAAAAGCCATGATTGAGAAATATGGTGCGAGTCTTGAAGCGAAGCCGAGTTTCGGTTATCGCTTACATATTCTCCACCCGGTCGCGTTTGATCTGTTTTTAAATCAGCATAAGGTGTTAAGTCCAAAAGTCAATGATACTGTGACGGCCTCCGAGTCGATTGATCGCCAGAATTATATTCTCAATAAGCTGCTAATCGAAGACGAGGCCTTACTCATGGATGATCTCGCTGAACGGCTATTCGTCAGTCGCTCGACGCTTTCAAAAGACTTGATTTCTGTTCGTGAAAAGTTGGAGCCTTATGCGCTGCATCTTGAGAGTAGGGCGAACAAGGGCTTTTATGTTGTCGGAACGGAACGCAATCGCCGGCATTTCATTCTGGATTATTTCTTTAGCCATGGCCAGAATAACTTTCAACGGTTTATGGAAAATAAGTCTTTCTTTGCCGATGTCAGTTTTGAACAGCTGACGATCGTCGTGATTGATGAATGTCGGGAAGCTAGTCTGCGTTTGTCGGATTTTATCATTCAAAATATTGTCTTGTACCTGGCACTCAGCATCGAGCGGGTCCGAAAAGGAAACAGTTTGCCTCCTGTAAAGGTTGAACAAGCGCCAGAACATCAACGGCATTATGCGGTGGCTGAGCGGATCATGGAACGGATCGCCAGAAGTACCGGGTTGCAGTTTTCGGAAAGTGAAGTTGCCTATTTAGCGATTCAGCTTGTTGCGATGGCAAAGGGAAGCCCGCAAGACTCGAACGACCAGGCTCTTTGGAAGGACATGGATCAAGTACTCAGGCGAATCGAAGCCGAGACAGGTTATCCGGTGAGCACGGATTATTCATTAAGAAAAAGTCTGGCCGAACACATCAAGCCGATGTTAGTACGGCTGCAGCAAGGCATTCAGCTAAAAAATCCATTGTTAAAAGAAATCAAGACCCACTGTCCGCAATATTTTGCTGACACCAAGCGCTTTCTAGGAATGTCAAAAATATTGTCTGCGTACACGATTAACGATGACGAAACGGCCTATATGGCAATGCATCTCATGGCAGCAGTCGAAAAGTATCATAATGCTCATAAACTACGGACCTTGATTATCTGTGCCACCGGTTATGGCAGTGCGGAGTTACTTAACAATCGCGTGCAAAAGGAGTTTGGCGAGACGCTGAATATTGTCGGGGTCAAAGGTTATTACGAAGTCGATGACGAAAGTTTGGCTGACGTTGATCTGATCATTTCAGCGATTGATTTATCGACCCAGGTGCTGCGTGTCCCAGTCATCCAGGTCAGTGTCTTCTTGGGTGAAATGGATGTCCGGGCGATTCGTCAATTTTTGGAGACGCATAATCGCCCACATGGGAAAGCAACTTCAAAAGTCGAGGCTATTGCTGCTGTCGATAAAAGCATTTTTGATCAATTTACAGATTCTAGTCGATTTGTACGGTGGACAGAGCCAGTTAATCGAGAAACTGTTTTAAATCGACTCTGCGCCCAAGTAGCGCTTCTTGAGCCGGCTAATTTTGCAGACGAGTTAAAAGCTCAAGTACATCAACGCGAACAGATGAGCAGCATTACATTTAGTCAAAAAATCGTTGTTCCTCATCCGGCGATGCCAATCGGCCAATTTACCCAAATTGCCATTGGCATCATTCCTGCGGGATTAAAATGGTCCGAAAGCTTCCCAGCTGTCCAGCTCGTGTTTCTTCTGTCACCTTCTTATTTGGGGAATCGAGGGCTGACCTCAATCACCCAGACAATTGTTGCGTTGACTGACCATGCGGATTGGCAAGCGTCATTAGTGGCAGCCTCAGATTTCAAAAGTTTTCGTCACCGCTTTTTACAAATGATGGAGGAGGAATAAGTGCCGATGAATTCAGATGATATTCAATTAATTGCATTTGAAATTATTTTGCATAGCGGTAATTCACGAACCATGATTCATGAGGCGTTCGCGGCTATGCGTGTTGGCGATTTTGACAAAGCCGATGAACGATTGAAGGCTTCAAATGACGAATTATTACTAGCACACCAATCACAAAGCGATCTCTTAAAGAAATATGCCGGTGGCACAAAGATCGAGATGGAGATCATTTTAGTTCATGCCCAGGATCACTTGATGACCACGATGACATTACGCGAAGTTGCGTTGGAAATGGAGCATCTTTATCGTAATCAGGCTGCTGCAGGGGAGTTGAAAAACAATGAACCGGAAGATAAAGGCAAGTGAGAACGTACAAACACAAACAACGACTATTGATAAAAATCGCCAAGCACTTAGTTTGCAAAGTATGCGGTTCAATCGATTTTTGGGTATTCGCTATCTAACCGCTGTGTTCTTCTTTGCTAATCTTTGGTGGGCAATTATTGCTAACAATCTTTGGAGCAAGTGGCTGCCAGTGGGGTTGATGATGCTTGCAATTCCGGTGATTTATGAACAAATTAAACTCTTTGGAACCCCTACGCATTACTTGCCATATACCACGCTTTATTTCTGGTGCCAAACAGGGGTGAACATTGGCCTCAGTATTTTGATCGTGACGCCACTATTTAATGCGTTATACCCCTTCATTCGCGATACGAATAACAATCGCGGTGTTGTTCTTTTGATTTTGATGGTCGGTATTGGCCTTGGCGGCTGGTCTTTACGGCGACTGAATTTGATTAAACAGGACAAGGATCGATTTTATGGTCGCTTGAAGGCTTATCAAGCAACACTTCACAAGTAACAAACTTTGCGGCGCAGAAGCTTTTCAACACAAGATGGTTAAATGTCGGTCATGAGATTTAGGACCATTAGGTGTCATTCTTGATGCCACCGCAAGTGTCACCGCGTTGGCTCGCTCATAAACGAGGAGGAATCAGTAATGGAAAATAACGGGCGCTTTTTCAACTTTATGACGAAGACCTTACTTAAACCCATGTCGAAGGTTGCCCAGTATCGGATTGTACGTGCGGTCATGGCAGCCGGCATGGCAAGTATTCCTTTCACAATTGTCGGCTCAATGGTATTGGTTCTTAATGTTATTCCCTTAGTTTGGCCGGTGACAGCCGGTTTTTGGAATGCCACCTTTATGAAGTTCAGTGATCTTTATATGGTTATCAACACAGCGACCATGGGCATCTTAGCAATGTACTTTGCACTGGCGATCGGCTATGAGCTGACCAGAATCATTCAAACAGAGGATAAGCTAAAAGTTGCACCACTAAATGGTGCGTTCTTGTCACTTTTTGCCTTTTTCATGTGTTTACCTGAACTGGTTGTCAAGGGCGGAAAGATCATTCTACTCAACTCTATTACTTCAAAAGAGAAAGTGATCAATGGGTTTCGAATGACGGCAACGATCGATCGTTTG
Above is a window of Lacticaseibacillus casei DSM 20011 = JCM 1134 = ATCC 393 DNA encoding:
- a CDS encoding 6-phospho-beta-glucosidase gives rise to the protein MTTGLPKNFLWGGAVAAHQLEGAWQEDGKGVSVADVMTVGGPKKARTITDGVVPGEYYPNHDGIDFYHRYKEDIALFKEMGFNSFRTSIAWTRIYPNGDETQPNEAGLKFYDDLFDELLKNGIEPVVTLSHFELPYHLVTEYGGFRNRKLIEFFVRFATTCFERYKNKVKYWITFNEINNQANFVDDFAPFTNSGLRYQPGDDREAIMYQAAHNELVASAEAVQIGHAINPTMQIGCMIAMGPIYPYSMNPEDVLLAQKAMEHNYYFADVHVHGDYPATLLKYWERKGITPEISAEDRQILKNGTVDYIGLSYYMSHAVKKDSARSFDDLDLKQVVKNNYLKASDWGWQIDPRGLRHALNWLTDRYRKPLFIVENGFGAYDKVEANGQIHDSYRINYLRAHIEQMKLAVAEDGVDLIGYLPWGPIDLVSAGTGEMDKRYGFIYVDKDNQGEGTLARSRKDSFFWYKQVIASNGENLN
- a CDS encoding PTS cellobiose transporter subunit IIB, giving the protein MKKALIICAAGMSSSMMAKKTTDYFKAHSKDIQLDAVTATEGEDEIRNGDFDLFLISPQTNMYLDNFQKVGKEVGKPVVSIPFDAYIPIPMGIEKMAKLVEKNL
- a CDS encoding BglG family transcription antiterminator: MKQKERELLLYLVENQDQYVTSKDLANTLLMTPRTVRSYVKSLKAMIEKYGASLEAKPSFGYRLHILHPVAFDLFLNQHKVLSPKVNDTVTASESIDRQNYILNKLLIEDEALLMDDLAERLFVSRSTLSKDLISVREKLEPYALHLESRANKGFYVVGTERNRRHFILDYFFSHGQNNFQRFMENKSFFADVSFEQLTIVVIDECREASLRLSDFIIQNIVLYLALSIERVRKGNSLPPVKVEQAPEHQRHYAVAERIMERIARSTGLQFSESEVAYLAIQLVAMAKGSPQDSNDQALWKDMDQVLRRIEAETGYPVSTDYSLRKSLAEHIKPMLVRLQQGIQLKNPLLKEIKTHCPQYFADTKRFLGMSKILSAYTINDDETAYMAMHLMAAVEKYHNAHKLRTLIICATGYGSAELLNNRVQKEFGETLNIVGVKGYYEVDDESLADVDLIISAIDLSTQVLRVPVIQVSVFLGEMDVRAIRQFLETHNRPHGKATSKVEAIAAVDKSIFDQFTDSSRFVRWTEPVNRETVLNRLCAQVALLEPANFADELKAQVHQREQMSSITFSQKIVVPHPAMPIGQFTQIAIGIIPAGLKWSESFPAVQLVFLLSPSYLGNRGLTSITQTIVALTDHADWQASLVAASDFKSFRHRFLQMMEEE
- a CDS encoding PTS cellobiose transporter subunit IIA yields the protein MNSDDIQLIAFEIILHSGNSRTMIHEAFAAMRVGDFDKADERLKASNDELLLAHQSQSDLLKKYAGGTKIEMEIILVHAQDHLMTTMTLREVALEMEHLYRNQAAAGELKNNEPEDKGK